Proteins from a single region of Streptomyces sp. HUAS 15-9:
- a CDS encoding DEAD/DEAH box helicase produces MTLIDQLPPTADPDALYEAFESWAQERGLTLYPHQEEALIEVVSGANVIVSTPTGSGKSMIAAGAHFAALARDEVTFYTAPIKALVSEKFFELCKLFGTENVGMLTGDASVNADAPVICCTAEVLASIALRDGRNADVGQVVMDEFHFYAEGDRGWAWQIPLLELPQAQFILMSATLGDVSFFEKDLTRRTGRPTSVVRSATRPVPLSYEYKLTPLTETLTELLETRQAPVYIVHFTQAQAVERAQALMSINMCSREEKDQIAELIGNFRFTTKFGRNLSRYVRHGIGVHHAGMLPKYRRLVEKLAQAGLLKVICGTDTLGVGVNVPIRTVLFTALTKYDGNRVRTLRAREFHQIAGRAGRAGFDTAGLVVAQAPEHVIENEKALAKAGDDPKKRRKVVRKKAPEGFVAWTENTFEKLIASEPEPLTSRFRVTHTMLLSVIARPGNAFGAMRQLLEDNHEPRKQQLRHIRRAIAIYRSLLDGGIVEKLDEPDAEGRIVRLTVDLQQDFALNQPLSTFALAAFELLDPESPSYALDMVSVVESTLDDPRQILVAQQNKARGEAVAAMKADGVEYEERMERLQDVTWPKPLEELLFHAYNTYRKSHPWVGDHPLSPKSVIRDMYERALSFTELVSFYELARIEGIVLRYLAGAYKTLDHTVPDDIKSEDLQDLVEWLGEMVRQVDSSLLDEWEQLANPEEMTAEEAQEKADEVKPVTTNARAFRVLVRNAMFRRVELAALDQVDELGEMDAESGWDAQAWGEAMDKYWDEYEDLGTGPDARGPKLLVIQEEPQNGLWRVRQIFDDPNDDHDWGISAEVDLTASDAEGRAVVRVTDVGQL; encoded by the coding sequence GTGACCCTCATCGATCAGCTGCCGCCGACCGCCGACCCCGACGCCCTCTACGAAGCCTTCGAGTCGTGGGCACAGGAGCGGGGTCTCACGCTCTACCCCCACCAGGAGGAGGCGCTGATCGAGGTGGTCTCCGGCGCGAACGTGATCGTGTCGACGCCCACCGGCTCCGGCAAGAGCATGATCGCCGCGGGCGCCCACTTCGCCGCCCTGGCCCGGGACGAGGTCACCTTCTACACGGCTCCGATCAAGGCGTTGGTGTCGGAGAAGTTCTTCGAGCTGTGCAAGCTCTTCGGCACCGAGAACGTCGGCATGCTGACCGGCGACGCGTCCGTCAACGCCGACGCGCCCGTCATCTGCTGCACCGCCGAGGTGCTCGCGTCCATCGCGCTGCGCGACGGCAGGAACGCGGACGTCGGCCAGGTCGTCATGGACGAGTTCCACTTCTACGCGGAGGGCGACCGCGGCTGGGCCTGGCAGATCCCCCTGCTCGAACTCCCGCAGGCGCAGTTCATCCTGATGTCGGCCACGCTCGGCGACGTCTCCTTCTTCGAGAAGGACCTCACCCGCCGCACCGGCCGCCCAACCTCGGTGGTGCGCTCGGCCACCCGTCCGGTGCCCCTCTCCTACGAGTACAAGCTCACCCCGCTCACGGAGACGCTCACGGAACTGCTGGAGACCAGGCAGGCGCCGGTCTACATCGTCCACTTCACCCAGGCGCAGGCCGTGGAGCGGGCGCAGGCGCTCATGAGCATCAACATGTGCTCGCGCGAGGAGAAGGACCAGATCGCCGAGCTGATCGGCAACTTCCGCTTCACCACCAAGTTCGGCCGCAACCTGTCCCGTTACGTCCGCCATGGCATCGGCGTCCACCACGCCGGCATGCTGCCCAAGTACCGGCGCCTGGTGGAGAAGCTCGCTCAGGCCGGTCTGCTGAAGGTCATCTGTGGCACCGACACTCTCGGCGTGGGCGTCAACGTCCCCATCCGGACGGTGCTGTTCACGGCCCTGACCAAGTACGACGGCAATCGCGTGCGCACACTGCGCGCCCGTGAGTTCCACCAGATCGCGGGCAGGGCCGGCCGGGCCGGGTTCGACACGGCCGGGCTCGTGGTCGCGCAGGCGCCCGAGCACGTCATCGAGAACGAGAAGGCGCTCGCGAAGGCGGGCGACGACCCGAAGAAGCGCCGCAAGGTCGTCCGCAAGAAAGCGCCCGAGGGGTTCGTCGCCTGGACGGAGAACACCTTCGAGAAGCTGATCGCCTCCGAGCCGGAGCCGCTGACGTCCCGCTTCCGCGTGACGCACACCATGCTGCTGTCGGTGATCGCCCGGCCCGGCAACGCCTTCGGGGCGATGCGGCAGCTGCTGGAGGACAACCACGAGCCGCGCAAGCAGCAGCTCAGGCACATCCGGCGGGCCATCGCCATCTACCGCTCGCTGCTCGACGGCGGCATCGTCGAGAAGCTCGACGAGCCGGACGCCGAGGGCCGCATCGTCCGCCTCACGGTCGACCTCCAGCAGGACTTCGCGCTCAACCAGCCGCTGTCCACGTTTGCGCTCGCCGCGTTCGAACTGCTGGACCCGGAGTCGCCGTCCTACGCGCTGGACATGGTGTCCGTCGTGGAGTCCACGCTGGACGACCCGCGGCAGATCCTGGTCGCCCAGCAGAACAAGGCACGCGGCGAGGCGGTGGCCGCGATGAAGGCGGACGGTGTCGAGTACGAGGAGCGCATGGAGCGCCTCCAGGACGTCACCTGGCCGAAGCCGCTGGAAGAGCTCCTCTTCCACGCGTACAACACCTACCGCAAGAGCCATCCCTGGGTCGGCGACCATCCGCTGTCGCCGAAGTCCGTCATCCGTGACATGTACGAACGGGCCCTTTCCTTCACGGAGTTGGTGTCCTTCTACGAGCTGGCCCGCATCGAGGGCATCGTGCTGCGCTACCTGGCCGGCGCCTACAAGACCCTGGACCACACCGTCCCCGACGACATCAAGTCGGAGGACCTCCAGGATCTGGTCGAGTGGCTGGGCGAGATGGTGCGCCAGGTCGACTCCAGCCTGCTGGACGAGTGGGAGCAGCTGGCCAACCCGGAGGAGATGACCGCCGAGGAGGCCCAGGAGAAAGCCGACGAGGTGAAGCCGGTGACCACCAACGCGCGCGCCTTCCGCGTGCTGGTCCGCAATGCGATGTTCCGCCGCGTGGAGCTCGCCGCACTCGACCAGGTCGACGAGCTGGGCGAGATGGACGCCGAGTCCGGCTGGGACGCGCAGGCCTGGGGCGAGGCGATGGACAAGTACTGGGACGAGTACGAGGACCTGGGCACCGGTCCCGACGCGCGCGGCCCCAAGCTGCTCGTGATCCAGGAGGAGCCGCAGAACGGGCTGTGGCGCGTCCGTCAGATCTTCGACGACCCGAACGACGACCACGACTGGGGCATCAGCGCGGAGGTCGACCTCACGGCCTCCGACGCGGAGGGCCGTGCCGTCGTCCGTGTGACCGACGTCGGCCAGCTGTGA
- a CDS encoding acyl-CoA thioesterase — MTNPADRLVDLLDLEQIEVNIFRGRSPQESLQRVFGGQVAGQALVAAGRTTDGERPVHSLHAYFLRPGRPGVPIVYQVERVRDGRSFTTRRVTAVQQGRTIFNLTASFHLSEEGPFEHQLPARDVPDPESLPTVTEEVRKHLGALPEQLERMARRQPFDIRYVDRLRWNPDEVKGAEPRSAVWMRAVGPLGDDPLVHTCALTYASDMTLLDAVRIPVEPLWGARNFDMASLDHAMWFHRPFRADEWFLYDQESPIATGGRGLARGRIYDLEGRLLVSVVQEGLFRAL; from the coding sequence ATGACGAACCCGGCCGACCGACTCGTCGACCTGCTCGACCTGGAGCAGATCGAGGTCAACATCTTCCGTGGCCGCAGCCCCCAGGAATCCCTCCAGCGGGTCTTCGGCGGCCAGGTGGCGGGCCAGGCCCTGGTCGCCGCCGGTCGCACGACGGACGGCGAGCGCCCCGTGCACTCGCTGCACGCGTACTTCCTGCGCCCGGGCCGGCCGGGCGTGCCGATCGTGTACCAGGTGGAGCGGGTCCGGGACGGGCGGTCGTTCACGACGCGGCGGGTCACCGCCGTGCAGCAGGGCCGCACGATCTTCAATCTCACCGCCTCCTTTCACTTGTCTGAGGAAGGACCTTTCGAGCACCAGCTGCCGGCCCGTGATGTGCCGGACCCGGAGTCCCTGCCGACGGTCACGGAGGAGGTCCGCAAGCATCTGGGCGCTCTGCCGGAGCAGTTGGAGCGGATGGCGCGCCGTCAGCCCTTCGACATCCGTTACGTCGACCGGCTGCGGTGGAATCCCGACGAGGTCAAGGGCGCGGAGCCGCGCAGCGCGGTGTGGATGCGCGCGGTCGGACCTCTGGGCGACGACCCGCTGGTGCACACCTGCGCGCTCACCTACGCCAGCGACATGACTCTCCTGGACGCGGTCCGCATACCCGTCGAACCCCTGTGGGGCGCGCGGAACTTCGACATGGCCTCGCTGGACCACGCGATGTGGTTCCACCGGCCGTTCCGCGCGGACGAGTGGTTCCTGTACGACCAGGAGTCGCCGATCGCGACGGGCGGCCGTGGTCTGGCTCGCGGGCGCATCTACGACCTGGAGGGGCGCCTGCTCGTTTCGGTCGTCCAGGAGGGTCTGTTCAGGGCCCTGTAG
- a CDS encoding DUF6397 family protein has product MSGNTVTQPRSLTCALSRAARELGLKRGEFDLAVHLGRIRTVPDEGGGGGRRVERAEIDRLRSAEGFPEAFREGVKAVGTTEGAEIMNVSVTRFTRLARLGLVMPVNFYLNRYRAVVWLYLAEELLEFAADEKNAALLTGRTPEVLRSQLGTGLDLRPRNWRGRHLGFLLRQAQDPWERAGVFAAFLDPAHIADVVKDPYERSHLNGFRPAPPAHGTPGSPSAHLAEKITTADDLDEIGWLRSDLARSLEEARAYRPAPRPAPRHDPNAPTATPTLTPTPVPEVLERPCGLLGRLRRRSLRPAEL; this is encoded by the coding sequence ATGTCAGGAAACACCGTCACTCAGCCGCGTTCCCTCACCTGCGCGCTGAGCCGCGCCGCACGCGAACTGGGTCTGAAACGGGGCGAGTTCGACCTCGCCGTGCACCTCGGCCGTATCCGGACCGTGCCGGACGAGGGAGGAGGCGGGGGCCGCCGGGTCGAGCGGGCCGAGATCGACCGGCTGCGCTCTGCGGAGGGGTTCCCCGAAGCGTTCCGCGAGGGCGTCAAGGCCGTGGGCACCACGGAGGGCGCGGAGATCATGAACGTGTCGGTCACCAGGTTCACCCGCCTCGCGCGCCTGGGGCTGGTGATGCCGGTGAACTTCTACTTGAACCGCTACCGAGCCGTGGTCTGGCTCTATCTTGCCGAGGAACTGCTGGAGTTCGCGGCCGACGAGAAGAACGCGGCTCTACTGACCGGCCGTACGCCCGAGGTGCTGCGTTCCCAACTGGGTACCGGCCTGGATCTGCGCCCCCGAAACTGGCGCGGACGTCACCTCGGCTTCCTGCTCCGCCAGGCCCAGGATCCCTGGGAGCGCGCCGGGGTCTTCGCGGCGTTCCTCGACCCCGCCCATATCGCGGACGTGGTCAAGGATCCGTACGAGCGCTCCCATCTGAACGGGTTCCGCCCGGCGCCACCTGCCCACGGGACACCGGGATCACCCTCGGCTCACCTCGCCGAGAAGATCACGACGGCGGACGACCTGGACGAGATCGGCTGGCTGAGGAGCGACCTGGCCCGAAGCCTGGAGGAGGCCCGGGCCTACCGACCCGCTCCGCGCCCCGCACCGCGACACGACCCGAACGCACCCACAGCCACTCCCACTCTCACTCCGACACCCGTGCCCGAAGTGCTGGAGCGGCCGTGCGGGTTGCTGGGCCGGCTGCGCCGCAGAAGCCTCCGGCCCGCGGAACTGTGA
- a CDS encoding roadblock/LC7 domain-containing protein: MAQNQGLGWLLDDLTERVEHVRHALVLSNDGLVTGASTGLRREDAEHLAAVASGLHSLAKGSGRHFGAGTVRQTMIEYDDAVLFVTAAGTGSCLCVLSGAEADIGQIAYEMTLLVNRVGEHLGVDARRPERTSPADL; this comes from the coding sequence ATGGCGCAGAACCAGGGACTCGGCTGGCTGCTCGACGACCTGACGGAGCGCGTGGAACACGTACGCCACGCGCTGGTCCTGTCGAACGATGGCCTGGTGACGGGAGCGAGCACCGGCCTTCGCCGCGAGGACGCCGAGCACCTCGCCGCCGTCGCCTCCGGACTGCACAGCCTGGCCAAGGGTTCGGGACGCCACTTCGGCGCGGGCACGGTACGCCAGACCATGATCGAGTACGACGACGCCGTCCTGTTCGTCACCGCGGCCGGCACCGGCAGCTGTCTGTGCGTGCTCAGCGGCGCGGAGGCCGACATCGGCCAGATCGCCTACGAGATGACCCTGCTCGTCAACCGGGTCGGCGAACACCTCGGCGTGGACGCCCGACGCCCCGAGCGAACCTCTCCAGCAGACCTCTGA
- a CDS encoding PPOX class F420-dependent oxidoreductase yields MAQKMTDEEWRAFVSHGTRTAKLATVRADGSPHVAPVWFLLDGDEVVFNTGKETVKGRNLARDGRIALCVDDDRPPFHFVVLNGRARVSEDLDEVRAWATRIAARYMGEERAEEFGARNGVPGELVVRVAVDNVVAVKDLSA; encoded by the coding sequence ATGGCACAGAAGATGACCGACGAGGAATGGCGGGCATTCGTCTCGCACGGCACCCGCACCGCCAAGCTGGCGACCGTGCGGGCAGACGGGAGCCCTCATGTGGCCCCCGTCTGGTTCCTGCTGGACGGGGACGAAGTGGTCTTCAACACCGGCAAGGAGACCGTGAAAGGGCGAAATCTCGCCCGTGACGGGCGGATCGCCCTGTGCGTGGACGACGACCGGCCGCCGTTCCACTTCGTGGTCCTGAACGGTCGCGCCCGGGTGTCGGAGGACCTCGACGAGGTACGGGCCTGGGCGACGCGGATCGCGGCCCGGTACATGGGTGAGGAGCGCGCCGAGGAGTTCGGCGCGCGCAACGGCGTTCCGGGCGAGCTCGTGGTCCGTGTCGCCGTCGACAACGTCGTGGCGGTGAAGGACCTGTCGGCCTGA